Within the Debaryomyces hansenii CBS767 chromosome E complete sequence genome, the region TATTTCTACTTGGCCTTATTTCCCACATACCATTAACTTCTTAAAGACTGATACTTGGCTAGGTAAGCAGATATTAGGTGCCTGTCTCGACGATGGTACTTTAATGATATGGTACGTAGAAACAATAACAGAACAATTAACAAAGTTCGGTTtaacaaaaaataataaagtgGACAATGAGTCAGAGCTTGATAATTCATATACAGATCAAAATAGATTTTATGGTATCAAAATAAACCCAGattttaaattgaaaatggaGGCATCTCTTTGGGGATTAGACTTTTTATCTTATGAAGATGATGGAGGAAATATgcataatttaattatagCTTCCGATAATTCTCAAAGTATTGTTTTGTTCTATTACCACGTCCAAGATGAAAGGTTTTATCATATTAAGAGTCACCAAGTATTGCATAATATACCAGAGGTTTCGTTCTTGTCATCACACATCCAAGATGAGATCCATAAAATCAAGGTCGCATGTGCTTCTATTTCGGGagaattgataatattcaaatttaatttcaagttaAATGATGGACCACTTGATAGAGACGAATACGAATATTTCAGAAATGAGGTTATCTATTATGTGGATGCGACCATGGCTCAAATAGAAAGCAGACGAGAGAACAGGCcatcagaagaagatttgagAGAAACGGAACTAAGAATGAAGAGGTTTCACCGTGTACTATTTAATAGTCCAACAGTGGTTAGTAGGGTTTTGCTTGGTGAAGACTGCTGGACTTGTAAACCAATTTCATCTAATGCATTTAAACAAGTTCAGTCAGTGAGAGCTATGACAGGAGATCACAGAATAAACGAAGAACAGGAAATACAACATATAATGAACGAGTCCGAAATACTTGATTTCCAGTATGACCCTTTGAAAACAAGTCATTTGGGTTTGAGTGCCCGCTGGCAATTTTTCGAGAGTCCAGTTCTAACACTTACAACTAAGTTGACAGAGAACCAAGATTCAACACTTGAATCAGCAAAGCTTACTGGGGTCGATGATGACTATAGACGAATCCATAAGGGCATTGATAATTTCGTGTGcaatcaacaacaaaaatatatttcaaagaagaaatcgtTGAATGGTAAGTCTTATTGGCCTTTAGACGAACCATCCATCAATATGCTTGCGGTATCTACTTCCAAAAAGTTGGGTCTCTTCAGGGCCGATACATTATATTGTAATTCATCCACGAAGAAACTCTTTAATTTGTCAATTCCTTTTAGTGATGAGAGTAAGTTCTCAAACAGAATCTCAATCACCCATATAATTCCTGCACTACTGTGCTTCATAGCTGTCACCCAACAGGGCCTAATAAGCATCATGCGATTGTGCCAGCACAGAGGGTTATTTGGTATGAGACAAGAACATATTTTTCCTAATGCTCTAAGCTTAGCATTGGGTTCCCGTGGGTACAGAACGATTGCTGGTTTAGCAATTAGGGATATGTCTTTACCGAAATTTCCACGCTATTTTATTTATGTGACCTACACTGATGGGATTATCGTTGCATACAAGTTAACTGTGAATAACCTCCAGGACTTGGTTCTTCAGGTGTAGGGACATAACTATATACGCAAATATTTGAACTTCTTTGCCTAATGAGGAAGTCAACgtttaatatatgataGCGCGTTTTGTATCACGcttttttgtttattttgtttttattACTAGCATAAGGGTTTTCAGCTAAAACTAAAGACACACACTAGATACCATAGTGGTAAGAGCATCGTTGTATTGGTATAGAAGATGGATTTGTTGAATCTTGGTTCGCAATCCCGGAAGACTGGATTAAAACCAAGAGCAAATTTGAGTAAGGATAGATATAATATGGAAGATGTGGATGAATTCTTTGCtgaggaagaagaggatAAAGATAGTgacaataatgaaagaagGCTACATGAATcagataaatatatacaagCATCAGGACTGGCTGTGTCTAGAGGATCAGAATTTTCGGCTGAGTCGTCGACACCTAGGcatgattttaataatgttgCTCGAAAGATAAACTTTACGGATGTGGAAGCAGGGCCTTTTAACTTATCACCAATATCAATACCGTCCAAACGTTCTAAGAGCAGAAATAAGAAGTCTCCTTTAAGGTCGCCACTTCAGGAGAATAAAGGAAACAAACGAAGAGAGGAGGCCACAGGAGACGATGAGGAATATGGCtacaatgataataatgacatGGATAACGATTTATACGGGGATGATATAGACATGAGTTTATCACCAGTGGATCTATCACCGATAAAATTAAGAACTGAATTCATGTCTAAAGATACGAAGAAATCAGATACTGGCACAcctaaatcaaaatcaaaccGAGATAAATCGGCATCGTCACTTACAAAGAAAATGGCGCTAGGTACAACCAAACCTAGAAAAAAGCGTTCGATAATCGAGGATgattcagaagaagaaactaCGCAGGACTATTCAAAGGACGATAGAGGTGACTTAATTTCGCCACCACCAACAACGAAGAAGGAACCCGTGCGAAACAAGATATCTGAAGAAACTATTACGAAACCGTCACCATTACCATCACCTCCTCCTGATGGTCTTAGAAGGTCTAAGAGAACAAAAATTGCACCATTAGCATTTTGGAGgaatgaaagaattgtgTATACCCGTGCAATAGATGAAGAGGATGCAGATACTACGCTTGCTAGTgatataaagaatatacCTTTACAGGAGATAGAAGCTGTTGTACACATTCcagaaacaaataaacaGGCCGCTACAAACGTGAATAAGAAAAGGTCTGTACTGAAACTGAGAATAACCCCTCCAAAACTGAAAAAATCGCTGCCAAAACAGGTTGCATATGATTATGAATCAGATCCAGAAATTTCTGGATCAGAGTGGTTTAAGGACAAGTCGTTGAAACTTCGAGTGTTTGAGGGGCCAAGCGATGATAGAGTTGAAAGATCTGTTGCTTGGGCCCCTAATGAGggtgattttgaaaaccCACCAAATACAGGCGAAATAGAAAACTTCAAAGTGGCGGCTTTATTCGGTAATGATCGAGATTTTACAGCTGGTGGGCTAATTGAATTTCCCTACGGTGGATTCAAGAGCTTAAGAAATTCTTCAGATTCTgtttatatatttcatgTGGTGAAGGGCCTTATAGAAGTGACTATTAACGAGGACAAATTCGTAGTTACAAGAGGTTGTTCATTTCATGTCCCTAGAGCAAATTCGTTTGCTTTTAAAAACTTGGGTCAAGATACATCAAAATTGTTCTTTGTTCAAAGTAAAATGGTCATTGCAGACGAGGACGAAGAATGGGAATAGGCTAATATTTATAACATTGTAATTTTAGACACGTAACGGTTAACTTAATACTATACTATAATCGACTAAAACATTAAGAAAAACAGTTtgtaaaaatttataaagaGATCGTTATTATACATGTAAATTGAACCATAGAATTATTCTAAATAGCATTTTAATTAGAATTGCTAATGcaagaagatgaaatgTGCAAGTAATTTGTGATTAGAGATTTTGTCttttaatcaaatttagTAATTTCTGAACTCTCATTATCAAAGTAAGCAATAGTGTTAACTTTAAATTCTGAAGCGGCTATACCAAATTGTTTCAATAACAAAGCCTTTCTAACATCTAAAGTTTCACCTTCAGTACAAACAACGTAAGGTTCATTAAGAATGATTTTACCAGCCTTGATTTTCGTTGGCACTTTCAACTTGTTCCTTAAAGTTTCTTCTAATGAATGTGACATTGGaacatcttcttcaattgcaaTTTGACCACCTCTGGAGTACACAATACCTTCTGGAATGGTGAAATCGATTGGCGCCTTTGACTTAGCTCTGGAGTAATCCTGCTTTGAATAGGCAGTGAAGTAGGCTTGAACAGTATCTGGAGTTTCGTTAGTGAATAATAAACCTGACACACCAGTACATAACTTAGATAATTTATGTAAGTTATCTTtgtattcttcttcaggAGTGTCACCTAAAGCTTTCTCTAATACTCTTCTTTTACCTAAGATTAACTTAGAGCCAGCCCAATCTGTTCTGATATCTTGCAAGACTGGTGTACGAACATCATCTAACTGAAGAATCCAGACAAAACGGAACTCATCAAGGGCAGATCTGACTTCGTCGAAGATTCTGGTCTTATTCTCCTTACCCTTTTTATCAGTTTGTGCTAATGTAACAAGCTTGGAACGTTTGGATCTAGGCATTCTTGtagattattatttaattagGGAAATCTTTTGCTAAATATGCCTTTACTTTTGTAAATTGCAGCTCATCTTAGGTTTTTTTTTCtgaagagaaaaaaaaaataggTGTATCACGTGGCTAAAATATTATGCAGTCGACTACTGGGTTAgatcaaaatgaatttgaagctCCTTTAGAATTGGAGGGTCAAGAGTTCTTGAGTCACTTTCCACAAAAGGTTTTATCTGAGTATATATCTTTGTTATGAATGATGATAACAATTCATATTGGATCGCTGATGGGATTTTATCGTTGttgagaaatatttcaacgaTAACAAGATAagtatcaattaattctaaaataAGGGGATCAATGCTTGTATTAATAGTTGGTGAATTGGTGTTTTTCGGATTTGTAGTCATGTTTTTGGGGATATTGGACCTCCGGGATATACGAATTATTTTCAGagtatttgataataagaGGTTCACTAGTTGGTAGCCACAGCATTTAACCTTATTTTCCATTGGATTTGCAGTTAACTCATCGATTATGCTCAACTTGTTAAAACAAATATAGTATTTTAGACATTTTAATGCAGTTATTTGCTTGCTGGGCTTATACTTTTCCTCCATGAATATGTGAtcaaagataatgaagaaggtgTATGGGAGCATTGTGAAATCTAATGCACAAACCATTATACAAGCGGAATTTGAAATAGTTTCATAAGCCTCCTTATTGAACTCGGTactttcaataatagtCTCTAGGCAATTATTATAAGTTTTAATATCAACTCTATTATTATCGGCGAATGATAAATAATCGCATAATAGGACAACTATTTTTTCAGCAAAGGGAGTTCTTAATAGCGCAAGCAAATCATGGACATGTCGTTTAAGGGaattattatacatttGAATAACCTTCGAAACATTTGGATTGTCTCCATCATACTCACtggaaataatataatgcaATGTTTTGACTATATCttgtatttcaaattcatttgaGGTGGAGCATAGATTTAAGATTTCCAATTCTACCAAATGCATGACTTGTTGGCTATCATTTTCATACTCGTGGGATAAGATCTTGAGAGATTCCAGCCTGTCATTTATATCCAACAAACTCAAATAGTCatataaatcaaagaatatcGACGGATCTAGTTCTTCATTAGAAACGAGGGGTACAGTGGTTTGAGATAACACAAATTTTGGTGCGTTATAAAGTGGActatattttgttttcgATAGCTTAGTGAAAGGTTTTATATTTCGCTTATTGCACCCAAATCTCTCATACATGGCgatatattccaattcGTTGAAATCTGATTCTGTTATTTGAGATATTTCTTCCTGCGAGGAACATTTTTGTTTTGCATCTCGTCTTTCGTGGTAGGAATTGTCTCCATTATATTTCCTTTGAATTGTTATTGGGAAGCAAGGGATAGTAGTGGTGTGCGTTTCATTGTACAAATGCAACAAATTCTGCAAACAATTTTGTTGacttatttcaaattcatcgtCTGTTACAATACtgttattttgaatatctGATTCTATTGTCTGAGGTGGTGAGGAATCTGCAGATGATAGTGAAGAGCTCTCCAGATGCGGACAAATGTATTCGAACCGAGATATATTATGAGGAAATGGAGTTTCAGAGAAAGATCCTTCATGTTCCCTTCGAATCCGCTTTGATGCATTTCGAACTTCTCTTAGTTTTGGTTTGATTATTGGAGCTATATTTGACTTATCTTCTAGCATCTCCGAGACCATATATTTAACATCAAGTTCATCCTTATTACCCACTAAGTTTTCGTCCATATAGTCATCTATTATAAAGTCATACGATAGAAAATTCAGGTTATTCAGTAGTAAATCCCCGGTTTGTTTACTCAGGTTATAAGGTATCTGAGCATTTGCCTCAACATGgacaataaattttgtattaGATTGGGAGTTTGGACGTGAAGCATATGTATCTATTAAGGCCGATACAGATAAATCATCTCGCTGAACGTGATGTTCATTTTGTAAGCTTGAATTCCAACTAGTATATTGTACTTTTCCAgcagaaaattttattggtATCAAGTATCCTATGACAAGGTACATTACACTGCCAAACATAACGAATACCACCAAAGAAATTGCCgtgaatatattttgagTCGGCACGTTATTGTATCCTGATACACATAAGCCGTACCCTATATCATCGCATAGACTATTCTCAAAAAAGCCATCGAGAAGGTTCATACCATCTTCTGTGTAGTATATGTAGCCATGATGTACATCAACAACTACCGCTTCAAAGTCAGTATCTAGTAAATATTCTCTTTCGACGTCTTCAGTAACATGTACTATGCTATTCGACAGAGTAGTTTCTATGTTATCACTATTCGCTATTAGTTTGAGATTTGATTCTTGCAAAAGTCTTGCATTAAGATTTCTTATAAACTTTTCGATACGACCAAGTAGCGTAATACTAATGTAATCGAATATCTTGTAGATCAACATTGTTGAATCCTTTGAAAATGAGTATATTTATGAGTtataaatcatttaaaatattaaccGCCAGTGTGTTGCAAATTTGAGATTTTATAGAATTGAGGTTTCTTACAAGACCAGGTTCCTACCataagaaaatgaaaatagcTACTACAATAAATTGTACGATTAGAAGTATATTATAAGTgcaataatttatataagaCACGGTGCACCGTACTTTCTATACGGTGctgaataaaaaaataatgaaggaaCGGTAACCTCACAACATGAAAAATGACGATTTACTGCCAGAAACCAGCCATAATTGGTTAGATCTGGCTATATGGGAATAATAGGTGAAAGAATAAACATCAAGAAGTTTCCAAAGTCTATTGACATAAACGGCTATATTGCATTTCGAATCATCGACAATTCCATGGAAAGTCCAACGAGCATTCTGAGACAcccaataataatggaaaCCCGGAATACTAGGATAAGCTAGTATTTGTATCATAGCagtatatttaatttaccAGTTACCTGGAACAACTGGCTCATCTGGAGATGGAAGGTTTCTTTGGTATTTGGTACCACCTGGTCTGCAAGGGGTGATGTAAGGATCTGGGTGCTTCCATTCTTCTAACTTACGTTCTGTCCTAGCAATAGCTTCTTCCAAGTCAGAGGGATTGTTAATGTTCTTGTTGGCCTCGAATTGGGCTCTGATTTTTATGGTTTCGTTTCTGTAAGCATCGAACTTTAAAGAACTGTCAAAAGCAGTTCTTAATGCTCTTCTAAATAAAGAGGCAACTCTCTTAGAATTGGCTTCTGTGAATGGTAAGATAGAGCTTGACATATTTGGAAGTATTAACCTATTTGTATGATTCTATTTATCATATTACCGTTCAATTTTCAATGGTCAAAATTTCATTGGCTTAAAACGAGAACGAGAAATCACGTGACacatttgatattttttataGAAACCTACAGAGGACATATGTATGTTGGTTTTTCGAATTCAAGGATGTATATAGATTAggaaatatataataacaCAATAAAAGAAGAGAGGACGGATTAATTTCCCGCAACGCACATCAAACTTCCGACGAAGGACAAGATTAATCTGCTTCTAACCTCATTGATGTCTTCTGGAACTAACCAAATTAAAGCTCCCAATTTTCTGGCGATTGAAATAGCCAATTTAGCATTAGCATACTTTTCGTCTTCAGATAAATTGGAGCCTTGATGAACCAAGTCGTAGTCGACGTATCCTGGTTTCATACCGTTTAATACATCCAACAAGTAGACACTATTACACAAAGAGGAATCTTTGAATGATCTTATAGTATAATTCTTGCCACCTTTTACGACTTGAGAATTGGCccatttcaatatatcaCCATCAGTTAAGTTTTGGTTACCATCGTTACTTAACAGCGATAAAGTGTTAGTGATGTTACGTCTCATCAATTGCCATACTAATGCCAAGGTTaacaatttattaccaTCGACAA harbors:
- a CDS encoding DEHA2E19536p (similar to CA2285|IPF12629 Candida albicans IPF12629 unknown function) encodes the protein MNEHDDRVLSSNDERFNRFLEYRGIKRVPKSTDQHDEETRSPRESRRSYNLFSGSDDESVVEANINAENHNLGIFDVDNIDIDMNDERVIDYFGLSRLEENPDADEFYTERRESFTSDEFNEVDLRIDENNDVCTSTVDKEIQYVAFNKFGDRRYGNNSKDRTKYEPIEPEAVNDKFPLNSQIAFLNWEAHDSTTRVEIASSNGLESNDEDNNNNDDDNYDNDDDDNYDNDNDKDGDNNINNNFKTVTNNQIDIDHDKEPISNKNQEYSRIRRICKTNGGIYDPHRSEFTAIEDSDPTKLVILPPAQKFRDSIQLEPLGVKKLMGLDNVRKYKNNISATISDSEGNNFLVTCANSDIVIFDFDSISQLPNHLPVFRFDTKPTFTSTTDRLISTWPYFPHTINFLKTDTWLGKQILGACLDDGTLMIWYVETITEQLTKFGLTKNNKVDNESELDNSYTDQNRFYGIKINPDFKLKMEASLWGLDFLSYEDDGGNMHNLIIASDNSQSIVLFYYHVQDERFYHIKSHQVLHNIPEVSFLSSHIQDEIHKIKVACASISGELIIFKFNFKLNDGPLDRDEYEYFRNEVIYYVDATMAQIESRRENRPSEEDLRETELRMKRFHRVLFNSPTVVSRVLLGEDCWTCKPISSNAFKQVQSVRAMTGDHRINEEQEIQHIMNESEILDFQYDPLKTSHLGLSARWQFFESPVLTLTTKLTENQDSTLESAKLTGVDDDYRRIHKGIDNFVCNQQQKYISKKKSLNGKSYWPLDEPSINMLAVSTSKKLGLFRADTLYCNSSTKKLFNLSIPFSDESKFSNRISITHIIPALSCFIAVTQQGLISIMRLCQHRGLFGMRQEHIFPNALSLALGSRGYRTIAGLAIRDMSLPKFPRYFIYVTYTDGIIVAYKLTVNNLQDLVLQV
- a CDS encoding DEHA2E19558p (weakly similar to uniprot|P35201 Saccharomyces cerevisiae YKL089W MIF2 Kinetochore protein with homology to human CENP-C required for structural integrity of the spindle during anaphase spindle elongation interacts with histones H2A H2B and H4 phosphorylated by Ipl1p) — protein: MDLLNLGSQSRKTGLKPRANLSKDRYNMEDVDEFFAEEEEDKDSDNNERRLHESDKYIQASGSAVSRGSEFSAESSTPRHDFNNVARKINFTDVEAGPFNLSPISIPSKRSKSRNKKSPLRSPLQENKGNKRREEATGDDEEYGYNDNNDMDNDLYGDDIDMSLSPVDLSPIKLRTEFMSKDTKKSDTGTPKSKSNRDKSASSLTKKMALGTTKPRKKRSIIEDDSEEETTQDYSKDDRGDLISPPPTTKKEPVRNKISEETITKPSPLPSPPPDGLRRSKRTKIAPLAFWRNERIVYTRAIDEEDADTTLASDIKNIPLQEIEAVVHIPETNKQAATNVNKKRSVSKSRITPPKSKKSSPKQVAYDYESDPEISGSEWFKDKSLKLRVFEGPSDDRVERSVAWAPNEGDFENPPNTGEIENFKVAALFGNDRDFTAGGLIEFPYGGFKSLRNSSDSVYIFHVVKGLIEVTINEDKFVVTRGCSFHVPRANSFAFKNLGQDTSKLFFVQSKMVIADEDEEWE
- a CDS encoding mRNA turnover protein MRT4 (highly similar to uniprot|P33201 Saccharomyces cerevisiae YKL009W MRT4 Protein involved in mRNA turnover and ribosome assembly localizes to the nucleolus), yielding MPRSKRSKLVTLAQTDKKGKENKTRIFDEVRSALDEFRFVWILQLDDVRTPVLQDIRTDWAGSKLILGKRRVLEKALGDTPEEEYKDNLHKLSKLCTGVSGLLFTNETPDTVQAYFTAYSKQDYSRAKSKAPIDFTIPEGIVYSRGGQIAIEEDVPMSHSLEETLRNKLKVPTKIKAGKIILNEPYVVCTEGETLDVRKALLLKQFGIAASEFKVNTIAYFDNESSEITKFD
- a CDS encoding DEHA2E19602p (no similarity) produces the protein MLIYKIFDYISITLLGRIEKFIRNLNARLLQESNLKLIANSDNIETTSSNSIVHVTEDVEREYLLDTDFEAVVVDVHHGYIYYTEDGMNLLDGFFENSLCDDIGYGLCVSGYNNVPTQNIFTAISLVVFVMFGSVMYLVIGYLIPIKFSAGKVQYTSWNSSLQNEHHVQRDDLSVSALIDTYASRPNSQSNTKFIVHVEANAQIPYNSSKQTGDLLSNNSNFLSYDFIIDDYMDENLVGNKDELDVKYMVSEMLEDKSNIAPIIKPKLREVRNASKRIRREHEGSFSETPFPHNISRFEYICPHSESSSLSSADSSPPQTIESDIQNNSIVTDDEFEISQQNCLQNLLHLYNETHTTTIPCFPITIQRKYNGDNSYHERRDAKQKCSSQEEISQITESDFNELEYIAMYERFGCNKRNIKPFTKLSKTKYSPLYNAPKFVLSQTTVPLVSNEELDPSIFFDLYDYLSLLDINDRSESLKILSHEYENDSQQVMHLVELEILNLCSTSNEFEIQDIVKTLHYIISSEYDGDNPNVSKVIQMYNNSLKRHVHDLLALLRTPFAEKIVVLLCDYLSFADNNRVDIKTYNNCLETIIESTEFNKEAYETISNSACIMVCALDFTMLPYTFFIIFDHIFMEEKYKPSKQITALKCLKYYICFNKLSIIDELTANPMENKVKCCGYQLVNLLLSNTSKIIRISRRSNIPKNMTTNPKNTNSPTINTSIDPLILELIDTYLVIVEIFLNNDKIPSAIQYELLSSFITKIYTQIKPFVESDSRTLDPPILKELQIHFDLTQ
- a CDS encoding DEHA2E19624p (highly similar to CA0406|IPF19862.5f Candida albicans IPF19862.5f unknown function), producing MSSSILPFTEANSKRVASLFRRALRTAFDSSLKFDAYRNETIKIRAQFEANKNINNPSDLEEAIARTERKLEEWKHPDPYITPCRPGGTKYQRNLPSPDEPVVPGNW